One Colius striatus isolate bColStr4 chromosome 7, bColStr4.1.hap1, whole genome shotgun sequence DNA segment encodes these proteins:
- the CIAO2A gene encoding cytosolic iron-sulfur assembly component 2A yields MSLVLGLLSHTLSRVLWYSGLRRGCHAPRSQAMEQDKALEVYDIIRTIRDPEKPNTLEELEVVTESCVEVQEIGEDEYLVIIRFTPTVPHCSLATLIGLCLRIKLQRCLPFRHKLEIYISEGTHSTEEDINKQINDKERVAAAMENPNLREIVEQCVTEPD; encoded by the exons ATGTCgttggtgctggggctgctgtcGCACACGCTCAGCAGGGTGCTGTGGTACTCCGGGCTGCGTAGGGGCTGCCATGCTCCTCGGAGCCAGGCCATGGAACAGGACAAGGCGCTCGAGGTTTACG ACATAATCCGTACTATCCGGGACCCAGAGAAGCCCAATACTTTAGAAGAACTGGAAGTGGTGACAGAAAGCTGTGTGGAAGTGCAAGAGATAGGTGAAGATGAGTATCTGGTTATCATCAGGTTTACACCCACAGTACCTCATTGCTCTTTGGCTACTCTCATAG gCCTTTGTTTAAGAATAAAACTTCAGAGATGTTTGCCTTTTAGACACAAG CTGGAAATCTACATATCTGAAGGTACCCATTCCACTGAAGAAGACA TCAACAAGCAAATCAACGACAAAGAGAGAGTAGCAGCTGCCATGGAGAACCCAAACCTGCGTGAAATCGTGGAGCAGTGTGTAACAGAGCCTGACTAG